Sequence from the Miscanthus floridulus cultivar M001 chromosome 16, ASM1932011v1, whole genome shotgun sequence genome:
TTTAAGTTCCACTTCAATCCACTCCAACAAATGTGGATTGATGCAAATCCGAATATatccaaacaagaaaaaaattAACACTTctgagaaaaaagaaagagagaaaagatACCTTGACATTTCTGTCCCATTCTGACCGGGATTTCGGAACTATGCATGCAAATGCAGCAGGCTATACTAAAACAACGCTTTGTCTAATAATCTAACTATTATTATTTAGATAAATAATCTTATCTAGATCTTTTGAGTGGACATGAATATAATAATCTTTATATTTCTTTCTTCATAAGTGATTCCTGATTAACCTAAGCAAGAGTGATCAATCGATGGTAGCTTTTTAAGACAGGGTCTAAGGACTAAGGCCTTACTGATAAAATTAGATGTGCAGATTTTGAAACTTGTTTTCATTTCCTAGTTATTTATGATGCAGTATTAGTAGGGCTGCAGAATCCCTTTGAGACTAGCAAATTATCAAACTTATCGAAGAAATGTTGTAGAATGGCACAGTTTTTTTTTAATCTTGATAATCATTTACTTGGTGAGTCAATACAGCTTGGTGAAGAATTGAGGAATAGTCGATGCCAGGTACAAAATGAATATTAGAATTCCATGACGAATAAAAATATCTGCTTGCTTAATTGCATGCCCTGGACGTATTGATACTTTTTCACTCTTAATAATTTGTATAAATACATCTCAGTAGTCCAGTTTGATTCATCCAACTTATGCAGAATTTCTTTTGATTTTCTCGGTGCAGGCTACATATCAATTTAACTGGAACAAACAGTATGATTCCCATGGGACTCATTTGAATTATTTCTGAACCCTTTTTATTAGTGTGGAAAAAACCTTCTAAGCACAGGGATTTTAGTATGGTGTGTGGCACAATCTCGTGTGCTGACAGTTTAGGCTTGTTTGGATGTTATCGTATTCACCTCAATTCACATGTGTTGGGATATAATTTAGTTTAAGTTTCACTTCAATACACTCCAACAAATGTGGATTGATGCAAATCCGAATATatccaaacaagaaaaaaattAACATTTCTGAGAAAAAAGAAGGAGAGAAAAGATACCTTGACATTTATGTCCCATTCTGACCTGGATTTCGGAACTATGCATGCAAATGCAGCAGGCTATACTAAAACAACGCTTTGTCTAATAATCTAACTATTATTATTTAGATAAATAATCTTATCAAGATCTTTTGAGTGGACATGAATATAATAATCTTTATATTTCTTTCTTCATAAGTGATTCCTGATTAACCTAAGCAAGAGTGATCAATCGATGGTAGCTTTTTAAGACAGGGTCTAAGGACTAAGGTCTTACTGATAAAATTAGATGTGCAGATTTTGAAACTTGTTTTCATTTCCTAGTTATTTATGATGCAGTATTAGTAGGGCTGCAGAATCCCTTTGAGACTAGCAAATTATCAAACTTATCGAAGAAATGTTGTAGAAtggcacagttttttttttttatcttgatAATCATTTACTTGGTGAGTCAATACAGCTTGGTGAAGAATTGAGGAATAGTCGATGCCAGGTACAAAATGAATATTAGAATTCCATGACGAATAAAAATATCTGCTTGCTTAATTGCATGCCCTGGACGTATTGATACTTTTTCACTCTTAATAATTTGTATAAATACATCTCAGTAGTCCAGTTTGATTCATCCAACTTATGCAGAATTTCTTTTGATTTTCTCGGTGCAGGCTACACATCAATTTAACTGGAACAAACAGTATGATTCCCATGGGACTCATTTGAATTATTTCTGAACCCTTTTTATTACACGAACCGTGCCAGTACTATCTGGCAACATCCCCTTATTTATTCCTCAGAGTTACATTATTCAGGTTCAGGATTTGTACGCGCACATGCGTCTTGCACGTCGCGCCGACTCACTCACCCTAGTAGTACTGGTCGCCGCCGGAGAAGACGTTGCACTCCTGGGGCTCCGACAGCCGGCACATCATCGGCATCCCCGCGGCGTACTGCCGGGCCTTTGTAAGCCTCACGCGGGCGATTTTTCTCCCGATGCCGGGACGACACGGTGGATACATCGGCTGCTGGCCACTCTCACCGTAACCGTATCCCTCTCCTGCCTCGCTGCAGGGGTAGTAGCccggctgcggctgctgctgctgcctccccCACCCTTTCTCCAGCGGCGGCATGGTCTCCTCGTAGCCCCTGACCATGCTCCGGATGGCGGCGCAGCGGCACTGGCGGCTCACGTCCTGGAGCTGCTGGCAGCACCGCATCCGGAGCCCGGTGCCCCACCGGAACGGGCCGACTCCGTAGCGTATGCCGCCGGTGAGCTGCCGGTCCAGGACCTGCCGGCACGCGTCGAGCGGGCTCTCCTGGACCTCTTGCCAGCACTGCAGGTCCTTGAGCCTCTGCCGCTCGACCTCGCCTTGGCCGACGGCCACGGCCACCAGGGCCGCGAGGCacagcgccgcggcggcggcggcagcgatcTTAGCCATTTCAGCACGGTTCACTGAAAAATCTTTGTCGCTAGTTGCTTGATCTGCTAGCTAATTATTGTGTTCTTAGGTGATGATCGATGAGGTATTAGTGAGGGGGGTTGGGTTTTTATAGGAGAAAGGCAGTTGAGGTGGAAAAACACACACTGTTAGTTGGAAAGGTCGATGCTTGCGGGGAGGGAAATTTGGCGATGATTTGGAGCTTTATAAAACAGATTTTTGGAAAGTTTTTGTAAAGTCACTGTTTGTGTGGGTAAGGGTAACACTTCACGTTAAGCTCCTCGCATGCATGGATGCATCTGTGATGACAAAGTGTGCTAGTGCGCTTGTCTTTGTGTGGTTCATGGACGTATTTACGACTACATGGCTGGTGTTTACTGATAAGCATGGCTTCGATCTATTACGTGCCGACGGACGCATGCATGGATGTGCGTGATTCTTTTTGTGTGTGTGCTTTTTTGGGGATTGTTTGGAACATGGAGAGGTTGATGTCATGCGAAGAGTAAGTAGACAGGAAAGTGTGAGCAAAGGCACTTTATTTTGTCACTTTTCCTATCGGTAATAATTCTTGGGTCAGACGCATGCTTGCTGGGCCAGCGAACCAGCCGAAGCAACATGCTTGTGGCAAATGTCACATGTGGTCCTATCTCCATCGCACACCGTTCCTCCCTCACAGCTTTGCAACTATAGGTTCCAGCCTACCGCATCCAGACCCGCACTCATAGTCAGAGGCCTCCCGTGCGGTCTCGCCTCTTGCATCGATGCCCGCCGCCGTGCGCTTGCGTCAACCCAACTCCTCCTACTCACCCTGCTTCCTTCTCCCTGCACCGCGCTATCCGCCGTCGTGGCCGCTTCACCAAGCCGGCGAGCCTCCACGACAGATCCTCCAACAAGCAGGTGAGGGGAGGAGCTTCGTGTGATGCCGCCCCGTAGGCGAGTTGCCCGTGCCGCTGTCACACCGGCAAGCTCCATGTGCCGTAGCCGACCTCTGCGCTGGCGTTGAGCTCCGCAATGACAAGCCTCTATttgtccaagcagcaaggtgacattgcgctgaaagagcatgttgcaagcttattgaaagggaccgtgacgcctaggagagggggttgaattaggcaacttaaaactctaactctaaactatggcctcttttttctacccttagcaaaacatatgcaaaagataaactatctaaatatgcaactatggttttactagtatgttgctatctctaccgcaaaaaagagttatgcaacctaggttccaatcctatcaactagcctatcactaagctagaaaagtaaagcacacaaccaaggtagcaatgtaaatacggaagctaaagaataaagtagagatatgcaaactctcgtcgacgactctgatatttttaccgaTGTATCGCGAAGCGCGCAAAGTTCcccctaatcctcgttggagcccctcgcaagggccaagcttccagtcgggtaactctgtggatagcctcgggccttttccacgcgcaagtgggtctttggtgtgccttccggcaagcctctcccggaccgttCCCCGCCGTATTCACTaccaagcttccggccgaaccgccgcgggccttgttctcttcggtacacggtggcggccacaccacaaacgcgattggtgtgatctcgcaagactataagcccctccgatctacaacaatggtgtgtgcaacaccgagtgataagaggtatgcaaacctcactaaacactaggcctaaacctagagtaagcgcataagcagtggtttaatcaacctaagcacttggcaaagcacctacgctaaacATCTAATGAATCGCTAAggactatgcaagtggagatcactaaaatggtgtatcaacacccttggtatgtttcctcagttctccacttctcaaatggctggttggggggtctatttataagccacatagagaaagtagccattggggacgaaacccagctttctactactgaccggatgctgctgtcgtcctgaccggacgcgttcggtcgtcccgatcgttggagcgcgcgcgttgatcggactcagGGTTGAGTCtggtctcactcgatcggacgcgtccggtcgcgttggCGCCGCTCTAGAATCTCTCTGCACTTGATCGGACGCCACTGCctggcgcgtccggtcgtccacagTTGTTGCGTCCgatcctcactgagttgttgccgcgATGATTAACAGTGAAGTCCGTGTGTTCGGTCACTGCTtcgcttagcgtccggtcacaactgcgctcagcatccggtcacagctgctgacgcctgctgttgccgagcagaTCGAATGCATCCGGTCCTCGTAGGGccgcgtctggtcacctctgccgagcttgtttcttcgcgatcttgtgtctgacttggtttccatcttcgtgcttggactttgcttggtatcttgggtcttctcttgtgcttctagggtctttcttatggtgttgatcgtgggatcatcatgtcgccttcgtccaagtcacgtcttacaccctattcaactataaaacaattatttacaaattcattagtccaatttagttgtgttggtcatcaaacaccaaaatccaaagtaaatgggtctagggtccattttccttacaattaagtttcaagtgtttctgttgtttcagaggtatgttgcaagtgttttatatcgatgttgcaaaagtagatcaggatgttgcacatgttgcaatggctatacacgtatgttgaaagtgttttatttggatataCTAGATCAGAattttgcatatatatatatatatatatatatatatatatatatagggagaggctattcagtagccggctacaaaataagttattctgtagccacctccatttactataattttatatactaatttaccataatataaatacatatttacgatagttgggttactataacacatggggatatttaccataacgttatattaaaccacttagtaaggagttactataatctcgtaaaataacatagtaattatcataactcaaagtggctacagaataagttattctgtagccagctacaggatagtagttctatatatatatatatatatatatatatatatatatatatatatatatatatatatatatatatatatatatatatatgcaagtgtttcaggtgttttcgtACGTATATTCCAAGTGTTTCATCTTAatgtttgcatatgtttgcaatgactATACATGTGTTTTAAGTTTTTTTctagtgttttgcaagtgtttcaaacgtATGCTGCAAAGTTTCAGCTGTTTCGTACGTACATtggaagtgtttcatctggatgttgcaaaagtagatcgggtgttgcacacaTGTTGCAATACGCGTGAGAAACGGAGTAGGTGCGAGTGGTCCCCGCGCGCGGTCTGGCGGGACGGGTGGGGGCGTGCTAGCTCGAGGGTGGGTGTGGAGAGCAGGCACACACCGGGAAAATAGAGTGCAGCGCGGGCATCCGTCCGGACGTCCGAGCGCTGGCACTGCCGTTTTGCTATGCGTCGGTTGCATGAAATTTGTTCTTTGTTCAGACGACATGTTGTCCATACCGCTTCAAGATTTGTGCTGTCTTCAAGGGTATCTGATGGCTGGTACCTATCGCCTGAATGAAAGCCATATTTTAGGCACATAAAATATAATATAGCAGGACCCTTATTTTGTTGACAGAAAACGACTTTTGGGTTTACTTAACAAGCTTTCCGAAGGGTGTACGACGAGCTAGAAAGTTTGCGTTGCATGCCAACGCAATCGCACATCACGCATGGATGTACTTAAGGAAGGATCCTTCTTAACTGCAGAGTATTTGGTCCTTATTTGATTATGGTTATATCTTGTGTGAAAGTTTTTGTTGTTTCTTGTAGTAGCTTTTTTTTGTCCAGAAAAATAGATAATGGTGCATGAAGCGTTATATAGGCGCGCTACGAACAGCGAGTGATGAGATGATTTAGATATCCAGTTCATCTCATGTTTTTGCAGAAGGATGACCGGGTTAGTAGATTTATGACCATCTCGCTTCATAGTAAAAAAGACAGGACCCACATGAAGCTATTTCTCTAGAGTTGAAACAAAGGTTCATAGGTAATTTTGAGTTGTAATCGAGTGAGAGATTATGTATTGGTTAGAGCGTACTGAGCCTCACTTTtttcccctttttctttcttttacaATGACTATATGTATCGGTATATAGTAGAAAACGGGACTTTATTAAGCTTTCTTCGAAAGGGGGAAATAAATAAATTGAATGCTCTTCAACAGTCACATTGAGGCCCCGTTTGGCACAGCTTAGCTTCACTAGTAAAactgttttttttagaaaatggctTCATGAGTAACTTTTTAGGTGAAGCTGAGCTGTTTTGAAAAAATTATTTGATAAAACAGCTTCACCAATATCTTCATAAATGGATGAGAGAGAAATGAGGGAGAGATTTGAGATAGGCTATTTTTTCAGTTTTATcccaactcatatctttgtgagAGGAGAAAAACATCTTCACCCATGAAACTGTTTTGAAAATAAGTATTTGGTAAAAAAATAGCTCACAACAGCTTATGAAATTATTATAAAATGTGCTAAACAGGATTGAGTACTTGAGTGGGGCTGAGCTCACGGCACCGTGCGAGCATCAGTGAGTCTGATTGATTAAAAAACAAGAATCTTTCACACTAAGCATTATTGGAGcaaacaaaaataataataattggtTTTGAATCGTTCTTGCCTATCTCCTATTTCCTCGTGTCTACTATGCCTATCAAGTTTTCTCTTTTCTCAACCTTTCCTCTCATGCTCCTCACCTTCCCTCCCAGCCTTAAAATTCTGATGTGCAAACACAAAGGGGCGCTCTTAGGGTCCGGGCGGCTGGAGGGGATCCGCACGCCAACAGCGGCGCTCGGCCTAGCCCCTCCCTTCACGGCCCACCTCGCGCACGAACCATAGGTACTATTTTTCGTCCTTCCCTCGCCCTCGCCCCCGCCACGGCACGTTAGGGTCTCGCCGGAGTACCGCGCACTACGCCAGATTCCCTCTGTAGGAACGGgtgcatttttactgtaggggcggctggggttgggggcgcccctacagtgggcgtcatcgggccccagcagcccagccgcccctacagatggcactgtaagGACGGCTGGTaacttgagccgcccctacagttggggctgatctgtaggggcggctcaatcaccagccgcccctgctgtgccCATTTCTcggttttcaaaatttcaaacttgaaacgttcaaattttgtcaaatgataagatgactaaaataaaagttgtagatgttaatgagttgaacaactttggtattcatcactttttatgttgaaatcattttgggtctcaaattttcgttcgaacttgtcattttttaaaatttcaaaatagaaaggttcaaatttagtcaaatgacaagataaccaaaataaaagttgtagatcttgatgagttgaacaacttttatattcatcacttttacatctgaaatcatttagggtttgaaaatttggtttgaacttgtcaaattttaaaatgtgtaaaccATTGTCAcattcaagtttgatcaaacttaaatgctgaagcatgattttagaaatttttagaaaaaaaaaccatcacatttggagttagtataggGGAGaataactagttacaaagtttacccacagattaaaaagagaaatcacactgttctagatgatccttacatgataatagtgaatagtgtgatttctttttttaatctatgggtcaactttgtaactagtttttcttcctcatactaactccaaatctgataattttttttctaaaattttctaaaatcattctctatcaatttattttgttgattttttcaatatatacatatgaaaagtttgagcaatttaaaatttgaatttcaaaaaaatgcaacttcagataagattttggtaccccaaatgatatcagctgaaaaagtgataaataccaaagttgaataacttatcaagatctacaacttttgtattggtcatttcttcatatgacaaagtggtaatgacattgttcacaaatatgacacatctctcgtaaggttttataaactatataagacatgtgtaagattagtgaacaatgtgtgctaagaatttgtcatgaagaaatgaccaaaataaaagttgcagatattcatgagttgaacaactttggtattcatcactttttatgttgaaatcaatttgggtctcaaattttggttcgaacttgtcttttttcaaaatttcaaatttgaaaggttcaaattttatcaaatgacaagatgactaaaataaaagttggagatattaatgagttgaacaactttggtattcatcactttttatgttgaaatcattttaggTCTCAAATTTtagtttgaacttgtcattttttaaa
This genomic interval carries:
- the LOC136511878 gene encoding 19 kDa globulin-like encodes the protein MAKIAAAAAAALCLAALVAVAVGQGEVERQRLKDLQCWQEVQESPLDACRQVLDRQLTGGIRYGVGPFRWGTGLRMRCCQQLQDVSRQCRCAAIRSMVRGYEETMPPLEKGWGRQQQQPQPGYYPCSEAGEGYGYGESGQQPMYPPCRPGIGRKIARVRLTKARQYAAGMPMMCRLSEPQECNVFSGGDQYY